In one window of Candidatus Omnitrophota bacterium DNA:
- a CDS encoding response regulator transcription factor, whose translation MKEKILVVEDDVAIMTGLVDLLTGEGFTVSSATDGDRALGLFSANAPDLVLLDIMIPGKSGYEVCKEIRKKNATVPVLMLTAKGQEVDKVVGLEIGADDYIVKPFGVNELLARVRAALRRSQAKPRREKNDDPFSFGDITVNPKTLTGTKKKKTFPVTPREVHLLQIFLEHDGEVVDRFTLLDEGWGIQYEGTTRTLDQHIAKLRQKIEDDPASPAYITTAHGTGYRFNSKGK comes from the coding sequence ATGAAAGAAAAAATTTTGGTCGTTGAAGACGACGTGGCCATCATGACCGGCCTGGTGGACCTGCTGACCGGCGAAGGCTTCACTGTTTCCTCCGCCACGGACGGAGACCGGGCCTTAGGGCTTTTTTCCGCCAACGCGCCGGACCTAGTGCTGCTCGACATCATGATCCCCGGCAAAAGCGGGTATGAGGTCTGCAAAGAGATCCGCAAGAAGAACGCGACCGTGCCGGTCCTCATGCTGACCGCCAAAGGACAGGAAGTGGACAAAGTGGTGGGGCTGGAAATCGGGGCGGATGATTACATCGTCAAACCCTTCGGCGTCAATGAACTGCTGGCCCGCGTCCGCGCGGCCCTGCGCCGCAGCCAGGCCAAGCCCAGGCGCGAGAAAAACGACGACCCGTTCAGCTTCGGCGACATAACCGTCAACCCAAAAACGTTAACGGGGACAAAAAAGAAAAAAACCTTTCCCGTGACCCCCCGGGAGGTCCATCTCCTGCAAATTTTCCTTGAACACGACGGCGAAGTGGTGGACCGCTTCACCCTGCTGGACGAAGGCTGGGGGATCCAATATGAAGGCACGACCCGAACCCTGGACCAGCACATCGCCAAGCTCCGGCAGAAAATCGAGGACGATCCCGCCTCGCCCGCTTACATCACGACGGCGCATGGGACCGGATACCGGTTCAATTCCAAGGGAAAATAA
- a CDS encoding PilZ domain-containing protein translates to MQEKRAYHRLKVGIPMKFRVPPQEREIETSTLDISGTGVSFSAKEELKPRQELLMYLLLPEKDRIEIHAKVVRVERNPQDQSHYNVGVRIIDPIKFDEREFVRFYAAKLKEFFTAV, encoded by the coding sequence ATGCAGGAAAAACGCGCGTATCACCGTTTGAAGGTGGGAATCCCGATGAAATTCCGCGTTCCGCCGCAGGAACGCGAGATCGAGACGTCCACGCTGGACATCAGCGGAACAGGGGTTTCGTTTTCGGCGAAGGAGGAGTTGAAACCGAGGCAGGAACTTCTGATGTATCTTCTCCTCCCGGAGAAGGACAGGATCGAGATCCACGCCAAGGTCGTCCGTGTCGAACGCAATCCGCAGGACCAGTCCCATTACAATGTCGGGGTGAGGATCATCGATCCGATCAAGTTCGACGAGCGGGAGTTCGTGCGGTTTTACGCGGCCAAACTCAAAGAATTCTTCACGGCTGTCTAA
- a CDS encoding GNAT family N-acetyltransferase, whose amino-acid sequence MRPFRPDDAFRLSQLLNDKIFAENTCRIPYPYEEHTARVWIATQQEAFLQGDELSLAVALKNGGPLIGATGVMHFNDPVKVPELGFWIGREYWGRGYCTEAAQALLDYVFSAYPVTEIQAHHFVHNAASGRVMRKLGMAYLGRFQRFIEGHLNRDAQIEVYSIRRAAG is encoded by the coding sequence TTGAGGCCATTCCGTCCAGACGATGCCTTTCGCCTGTCCCAACTGCTCAACGACAAGATTTTTGCCGAGAACACCTGCCGGATCCCGTATCCTTACGAGGAGCACACGGCTCGGGTCTGGATCGCGACTCAGCAGGAAGCGTTTTTGCAGGGAGACGAGTTGTCCCTGGCGGTTGCCCTGAAAAACGGTGGACCGTTGATCGGCGCCACGGGTGTGATGCACTTCAATGATCCGGTCAAAGTTCCCGAGCTCGGCTTTTGGATCGGGCGGGAATATTGGGGCCGCGGCTATTGCACCGAGGCCGCCCAGGCGCTGCTCGATTATGTTTTTTCCGCCTATCCCGTCACAGAAATCCAGGCGCACCATTTTGTCCATAATGCCGCTTCCGGCCGGGTCATGCGGAAACTCGGGATGGCCTATCTGGGCCGCTTTCAGCGGTTCATCGAAGGGCATCTCAACCGGGACGCACAGATCGAGGTTTATTCCATTCGCAGGGCCGCGGGGTGA
- a CDS encoding HAMP domain-containing sensor histidine kinase: MKSSKFKIHLGIWFILAVVVPSFLLGILAIRTVAREEAFLEKRLQDTLSAETSHTASAVTGLLAAAKEELNRTLTFRPQQTDQAFQVSLWKKSSDLVDIPFLLSPNRELLWPSEVAQVSASEKFFIRWSLDFFKDLEATPVYQNIALAYKDKIIEEAPRYQTTSWGDSSDQQAMQQKSSSPKLASRSRAQKSDAIGEQYSASQFAQYEPLQKEVYSEATQKGQTVSKRNIYPQKSAGQQAQARMEPEESIFISESLKFSQIVSKSDSGIIPFIIKEKLRLLFWKKDGSGHIYGCLLNQESLVERIVRALPPIYSETRVLTVLDENGKPLITPDQKNPIDWHRPFAAAEISEILPRWEVAAYLTDPRAISSKARATEVLTWVLISILLVSIVTGGALVLRSLDSEIRLAQQKTTFAATVSHELKTPLTSIRMFTEMLKEGRQPDENKRRQYLDIMLSESERLTRLINNVLDFSLTGRKQKTYRFKEVDIVELCRSVFEGQRVRLEYIGFQMTFAGAAIGLRVKADEEALRQVLLNLLSNAEKYSGENKEIDIEIVKKDGSVLINVMDRGIGIPAAHARRIFEEFYRVDDSLTAKTRGTGLGLTIAQSIARDHGGEILCIPRDGGGSIFQVKLPCLEASQ, from the coding sequence ATGAAATCATCCAAATTCAAAATCCATCTGGGCATCTGGTTCATCCTCGCGGTCGTGGTCCCCAGTTTTCTTCTTGGGATCCTGGCCATCCGCACGGTGGCGCGTGAGGAAGCCTTCCTGGAAAAACGCCTGCAGGACACCCTGTCGGCGGAAACCAGCCACACGGCATCCGCCGTGACGGGACTGCTCGCGGCGGCCAAGGAGGAACTGAACCGCACCCTCACCTTCCGGCCCCAGCAGACCGACCAGGCGTTCCAGGTCTCGCTTTGGAAAAAATCATCCGACCTGGTGGATATCCCCTTTCTGCTGTCTCCCAACCGGGAGTTGCTTTGGCCTTCGGAGGTAGCGCAGGTCTCTGCCAGCGAAAAATTTTTCATCCGGTGGAGTTTGGATTTTTTCAAAGACCTGGAAGCGACACCGGTCTACCAGAACATCGCCCTGGCATATAAAGACAAGATCATCGAGGAAGCGCCCCGTTATCAAACAACCTCCTGGGGAGATTCCTCAGACCAGCAGGCCATGCAACAAAAATCCTCATCTCCCAAATTGGCCTCCCGCAGCCGGGCCCAGAAGTCCGACGCCATCGGCGAACAATACTCAGCCAGCCAGTTCGCCCAATATGAACCCTTGCAAAAAGAAGTGTATTCCGAGGCCACCCAAAAAGGGCAGACCGTTTCCAAAAGAAACATCTATCCGCAAAAAAGCGCGGGACAGCAGGCCCAGGCCAGGATGGAACCCGAAGAGTCCATCTTCATTTCCGAATCGCTCAAATTCAGTCAGATCGTTTCCAAGTCCGACAGCGGGATCATCCCCTTTATCATCAAGGAAAAACTGCGGCTGCTGTTCTGGAAAAAGGACGGCAGCGGACATATCTACGGCTGTCTCCTCAACCAGGAGAGTCTCGTGGAGCGGATCGTGCGCGCCCTGCCTCCTATCTATTCCGAAACCCGGGTCCTGACCGTACTGGATGAAAACGGCAAGCCGCTGATCACGCCGGACCAGAAAAACCCGATCGACTGGCACCGGCCGTTTGCGGCCGCGGAGATCAGCGAGATCCTCCCCCGATGGGAAGTCGCCGCTTATCTGACCGACCCCCGCGCCATTTCCTCGAAAGCGCGCGCGACCGAGGTCCTGACCTGGGTCTTGATCTCCATCCTCCTGGTCTCCATCGTCACCGGCGGGGCGCTGGTCCTGCGGTCCCTGGACAGCGAGATCCGCCTGGCCCAGCAGAAGACCACGTTCGCGGCCACGGTCTCGCACGAACTGAAAACGCCGCTCACGTCCATCCGCATGTTCACCGAAATGCTCAAGGAGGGCCGCCAGCCCGACGAAAACAAACGCCGGCAGTATCTCGACATCATGCTCTCGGAATCGGAACGGCTGACGCGGCTGATCAACAATGTCCTGGACTTTTCCCTCACGGGCCGCAAACAAAAAACCTACCGGTTCAAAGAGGTTGACATCGTAGAGTTATGCCGCAGTGTGTTCGAAGGCCAGCGCGTGCGGCTGGAATACATCGGCTTTCAGATGACCTTTGCCGGCGCGGCGATCGGCCTGCGCGTCAAGGCCGATGAAGAAGCGCTCCGGCAGGTCCTGCTGAATCTCCTGTCAAACGCGGAAAAATATTCCGGAGAGAATAAAGAAATCGACATCGAGATCGTCAAAAAAGACGGGAGCGTCCTGATCAACGTCATGGACCGGGGGATCGGCATCCCGGCCGCGCATGCCCGGCGCATCTTTGAAGAATTCTACCGCGTGGACGACAGCCTGACCGCCAAGACCCGCGGCACCGGCCTGGGGCTGACGATCGCGCAGAGCATCGCGCGCGATCACGGCGGCGAAATTCTCTGTATTCCCCGCGACGGCGGCGGAAGTATTTTTCAGGTTAAACTCCCTTGCCTGGAGGCGTCACAATGA
- a CDS encoding transporter, with protein sequence MRPFFISCAIAMALCPAAAYASDGNAQGATSSSLPQKDWTFSSSLSYETGDFGTNTTTNTVYIPLTLRRNFERWDAALTVPYIYQQSGPGVSALSGVPLRTGRSAAGIKQKADGLGDILMTGRYRLTEQGASAPFDLTGLGRIKFPSADEDKRLGTGEFDETIGLEGAKALNETWRLYADLYYTFIGEPPGTDLDNEFAYDLGVGYAFTDQTTASVFYEGRTALVDDVDDPSALAFYVTHEPDDACDIFVGLRVGLSDGSPDTGVLAGGNVHF encoded by the coding sequence ATGCGGCCATTCTTTATCTCATGTGCTATCGCCATGGCGTTATGCCCTGCCGCGGCTTATGCATCCGATGGCAACGCACAGGGGGCTACGTCTTCCTCCCTCCCCCAGAAAGACTGGACCTTCTCCAGTTCCCTCAGTTATGAAACCGGTGACTTTGGGACCAACACGACCACCAACACGGTCTACATCCCTCTCACCTTACGGCGTAATTTCGAGCGCTGGGACGCGGCCCTGACCGTTCCCTACATTTACCAGCAAAGCGGCCCAGGGGTCAGCGCCTTGAGCGGGGTCCCCCTGCGGACAGGCCGTTCAGCGGCCGGCATAAAACAAAAAGCCGACGGGCTTGGCGATATCCTCATGACCGGAAGGTACCGCCTAACGGAACAAGGCGCTTCGGCGCCTTTTGATCTGACCGGTTTAGGAAGGATCAAGTTCCCGTCGGCCGATGAAGACAAACGCCTGGGGACCGGTGAATTTGACGAAACCATCGGCCTCGAGGGCGCGAAAGCCCTGAACGAAACGTGGCGGCTGTACGCGGATCTCTATTACACGTTTATCGGCGAACCGCCCGGGACCGATCTCGACAACGAATTCGCCTATGACCTCGGGGTCGGGTACGCCTTTACAGACCAGACAACGGCCAGCGTATTTTACGAGGGCCGGACCGCCCTGGTTGACGACGTCGATGACCCCAGCGCCCTGGCGTTTTATGTCACGCACGAACCGGACGATGCCTGTGACATCTTCGTAGGGCTCCGTGTCGGCCTGTCGGACGGCAGCCCGGACACCGGAGTCCTGGCCGGAGGCAATGTGCATTTCTAA
- a CDS encoding response regulator: protein MKKRILIIDDEDAIRENYARLFRSGGNRLFDVLEAPDAVKATNLLIRERVDLILLDLRMPGIGGQRIFEVIREYDPHLKVMVASVFPEERQRQLVPDATEYYDKSQGPVKLMEKVIEILFM, encoded by the coding sequence ATGAAAAAGCGAATTCTGATCATTGATGACGAAGATGCCATCAGGGAGAATTATGCCCGGTTGTTCCGGTCCGGCGGCAACCGGTTGTTTGACGTCCTGGAGGCGCCGGACGCGGTTAAGGCCACGAATCTGCTGATCCGGGAGAGGGTGGATCTGATTCTGCTTGATCTGCGGATGCCGGGGATCGGCGGCCAGCGGATTTTTGAAGTGATCCGGGAATATGATCCGCACTTGAAGGTGATGGTGGCCAGCGTTTTTCCGGAAGAGAGGCAGCGGCAGTTGGTCCCCGACGCCACTGAATACTACGACAAGTCCCAGGGGCCGGTCAAGCTCATGGAAAAAGTGATAGAAATTCTGTTCATGTGA
- a CDS encoding carbon starvation protein A, whose product MNALTLIIFAAAAFILAYRFYARRIESIWDVDPSRPTPAHTRCDGRDFVPAKHWLILFGHHFSSIAGAGPIVGPIIALTVWGWLPALLWVVFGSIFLGSVHDFGSLMMAVREKGTSIGDIAEMTISRRAKLLLSIFTLLALILVVAVFAYFAADTFVKEPDIIIPSLGLIPVAVITGFFLYKLNANTVIVTIAGLLALAGLMKLGALFPIDLGANALTVWMVVLLVYCLFASVAPVNILLQPRDYLSSYLLFAGILLGVAGLVVTRPAMNTPAFTGFDSPMGWLWPMMFITVACGANSGFHSLIASGTTCKQLSSEADAKKIAFGGMLLEGFLAALVIAIVAGGFSLAEFHAHVAAKSSPVNMYGLGFGKVTSSFLGGWGGAFAIMVLNAFILTTLDTATRIARYIAEELTGIRNRYLSTVTIVVLAGWLALGKDSVNTPIWQVIWPAFGASNQLVAALALLVITCWLLGKNKPIRYALPPALFMLATSMTALVFQLGGYWQKKQIVLIAVSLVLIVCALSLGWEVLKVFRKRK is encoded by the coding sequence ATGAACGCCCTCACTCTCATTATTTTTGCCGCAGCCGCATTCATCCTGGCGTACCGTTTTTACGCCCGCAGGATCGAATCGATTTGGGATGTGGACCCTTCCCGCCCCACGCCCGCGCATACCCGCTGTGACGGCCGTGATTTTGTTCCGGCCAAACACTGGCTGATTCTTTTCGGTCACCATTTTTCCTCCATCGCCGGCGCCGGGCCGATCGTCGGGCCGATCATCGCCCTGACCGTCTGGGGCTGGCTGCCGGCCCTGCTGTGGGTGGTGTTCGGTTCGATCTTCCTGGGCAGCGTGCATGATTTTGGGTCTCTGATGATGGCGGTGCGGGAAAAAGGGACTTCGATCGGCGATATCGCGGAGATGACCATTTCCCGGAGAGCCAAACTTCTGCTTTCGATTTTTACCCTGCTGGCCCTGATCCTTGTCGTGGCGGTCTTTGCCTACTTCGCCGCCGATACCTTTGTCAAAGAGCCGGACATCATCATCCCTTCGCTGGGGTTGATCCCGGTCGCTGTTATTACCGGATTTTTTTTGTATAAGCTCAACGCCAACACGGTCATTGTTACGATCGCCGGGCTCCTGGCCCTGGCCGGATTGATGAAACTCGGCGCTTTGTTCCCGATCGATTTGGGCGCCAACGCCCTGACCGTGTGGATGGTCGTCCTTTTGGTTTATTGCCTTTTCGCGTCGGTAGCCCCCGTAAACATTCTGCTTCAGCCGAGGGATTATCTGTCCAGCTACCTGCTGTTTGCCGGGATTTTGCTGGGGGTGGCGGGTCTTGTGGTCACGCGCCCCGCGATGAACACCCCGGCCTTTACCGGGTTTGACAGTCCGATGGGGTGGCTGTGGCCGATGATGTTCATCACCGTGGCCTGCGGGGCCAACTCAGGTTTTCATTCGTTGATCGCGAGCGGGACGACGTGCAAGCAATTGTCCAGCGAAGCCGACGCCAAAAAGATCGCTTTCGGCGGGATGCTGCTGGAGGGTTTTCTCGCCGCGCTGGTGATCGCGATCGTGGCCGGCGGGTTCAGCCTGGCGGAATTTCACGCGCATGTCGCGGCCAAGTCGTCTCCGGTGAACATGTATGGCCTGGGGTTCGGCAAGGTGACGTCTTCGTTCTTGGGCGGATGGGGGGGAGCGTTCGCGATCATGGTGCTCAATGCCTTCATCCTCACGACCCTGGACACCGCCACGCGCATTGCCCGGTATATCGCCGAAGAATTGACCGGGATCCGCAACAGGTATCTTTCGACGGTCACGATCGTTGTCCTGGCCGGATGGCTGGCGCTCGGCAAGGACAGCGTCAACACCCCGATCTGGCAGGTCATCTGGCCGGCCTTCGGCGCGTCCAATCAGCTGGTCGCGGCGCTGGCGCTGCTGGTGATCACCTGCTGGCTTTTGGGCAAGAACAAGCCCATCCGTTACGCGCTGCCGCCGGCGCTGTTCATGCTGGCGACATCCATGACCGCCCTGGTCTTTCAATTGGGGGGTTACTGGCAGAAAAAACAGATCGTGCTGATTGCCGTTTCACTGGTCTTGATCGTTTGCGCCCTGTCTCTGGGGTGGGAAGTCCTGAAAGTGTTTCGCAAAAGGAAGTAA
- a CDS encoding VWA domain-containing protein, with amino-acid sequence MKRLLFILAGLTLISAVPSQAALDKRVKVYADLDKPVIMSGTPENVVIRVGLSAPDMDFVKQRIPLNLAIVLDKSGSMGSQNKIQNARSAALEIIDRLNPNDIVSLIVYDSRAWVMVPAQPLKDKGTFTSAINRINADGSTALYDGVSLGARELRKNLSSEYFNKVILLSDGLANIGPSSTEEIASLGDSLESDGITITTVGVGLDYNENLMGALAESSGGNTYFAQDSDRLPEIFAQEIDESMTLAAQKVKIRVECADGVVPVGSIGRKAVYGNRDMELTINNLYGKNEKSAMFEVQVPAGKPNGNLEVARVTVEYFDPKTQETVSERQAVNIRFDSNQAVVDKALNKEILKDAELTRTSEIKQQAIALADQGHYQEADALLQQRGADLEKVAQQCDNDAELMEEAKKNKSSSWSENAKKGTTNFFRKRMHAESQSQIGQQYEPGYSDYWGSK; translated from the coding sequence ATGAAACGCTTGTTATTCATTCTCGCAGGACTCACCCTTATCTCGGCTGTTCCCTCCCAGGCCGCCCTTGACAAACGCGTAAAGGTCTACGCGGACCTGGATAAACCCGTGATCATGAGCGGGACCCCGGAAAATGTCGTCATCCGCGTCGGGCTCTCCGCCCCGGATATGGACTTCGTAAAACAGAGAATACCCCTTAACCTGGCCATCGTCCTGGACAAATCCGGGTCCATGGGCAGCCAGAACAAGATCCAGAACGCCCGCAGCGCGGCCCTGGAGATTATCGACCGGCTCAATCCCAACGACATCGTGTCGCTGATCGTCTATGATTCCCGGGCCTGGGTCATGGTCCCGGCCCAGCCGCTGAAAGACAAGGGAACGTTCACCAGCGCCATCAACCGCATCAACGCCGACGGCTCCACCGCTCTGTACGACGGGGTGAGCCTGGGCGCCCGGGAACTGCGCAAAAACTTGTCCAGCGAATACTTCAACAAGGTCATCCTGCTCTCGGACGGACTCGCCAACATCGGGCCCTCTTCGACAGAGGAGATCGCCTCCCTGGGGGATTCGCTGGAATCGGACGGCATCACGATCACCACCGTAGGCGTCGGGCTGGATTACAATGAAAACCTGATGGGGGCGCTCGCGGAGTCCAGCGGCGGCAACACCTATTTCGCCCAGGACAGCGACCGCCTGCCGGAAATATTCGCCCAGGAGATCGACGAATCCATGACGCTGGCCGCGCAGAAAGTGAAGATCCGCGTGGAATGCGCCGACGGCGTTGTGCCGGTGGGCTCCATCGGCCGCAAAGCCGTTTACGGAAACCGCGACATGGAATTGACCATCAATAATCTTTACGGCAAAAACGAAAAAAGCGCGATGTTCGAAGTCCAGGTCCCTGCGGGCAAGCCCAACGGCAATCTGGAAGTCGCCCGCGTGACTGTCGAGTATTTCGACCCCAAAACCCAGGAAACCGTCAGCGAGCGCCAGGCGGTTAATATCCGGTTCGACAGCAACCAGGCCGTGGTCGACAAGGCCCTGAACAAAGAGATCCTCAAAGACGCCGAGTTGACCCGGACTTCGGAAATCAAACAGCAGGCGATCGCGCTGGCGGACCAGGGCCACTATCAGGAAGCCGACGCCCTCCTCCAACAAAGAGGGGCCGACCTTGAAAAAGTCGCGCAACAGTGTGATAATGACGCTGAACTGATGGAAGAAGCCAAAAAGAACAAAAGCTCGTCCTGGTCAGAAAACGCTAAAAAGGGGACGACGAACTTCTTCCGCAAACGGATGCATGCCGAATCCCAGAGCCAGATCGGGCAGCAGTACGAACCCGGGTATTCAGATTATTGGGGAAGTAAATAA